The Micropterus dolomieu isolate WLL.071019.BEF.003 ecotype Adirondacks unplaced genomic scaffold, ASM2129224v1 contig_2340, whole genome shotgun sequence sequence TGTACCACATGTTCTcctgactgtactaacatgtactgcatgttctcctgactgtactaacatgtactgcatgttctcctgactgtactaacatgtaaaatgtaccacatgttctcctgactgtactaacatgtactgcatgttctcctgactgtactaacatgtactgcatgttctcctgactgtactaacatgtaaaatgtaccacatgttctcctgactgtactaacatgtactgcatgttctcctgactgtactaacatgtactgcatgttctcctgactgtactaacatgtaaaatgtaccacatgttctcctgactgtactaacatgtactgcatgttctcctgactgtactaacatgtactgcatgttctcctgactgtactaacatgtaaaatgtaccacatgttctcctgactgtactaacatgtactgcatgttctcctgactgtactaacatgtactgcatgttctcctgactgtactaacatgtaaaatgtaccacatgttctcctgactgtactaacatgtactgcatgttctcctgactgtactaacatgtactgcatgttctcctgactgtactaacatgtaaaatgtaccacatgttctcctgactgtactaacatgtactgcatgttctcctgactgtactaacatgtactgcatgttctcctgactgtactaacatgtaaaatgtaccacatgttctcctgactgtactaacatgtactgcatgttctcctgactgtactaacatgtactgcatgttctcctgactgtactaacatgtactgcatgttctcctgactgtactaacatgtactccgtgttctcctgactgtactaacatgtactCCGTGTTCTCCTGACTGTTGTAACTTCTTCTCTGCGGGGCTGAGGTGTTGCTGCAGTTTCCTGCTGCTGTGCAGACAGTGGAGTGGTGTCTCCCTCTGCTGGCTGTGTGGACGCAGTGCAGGAACACTGAATGATAAACACGAAAAAATAATAACGGACtgaattattataaatatttaaccTGCTTTACAGAACCTCATGGAATACCAGCATCAGATTTAATTCATGAATAACCGgtgacatgaaataaaataataagtttGACTTTGTGATATTTGGGTTTCCCAGATATTTTATTAGgaggttttgttttcatttattttcattcaaagTTTTCTTACCGTTAAATCTCAGATTTAAAGtgagtttttgtttatttttgtttcagtttattaGTTTGTGTCAGCGGAAGGATCTGAAGCCACGGGCGCTGCAGCAGCTGGAGTCGCACCGCCGCCCGACGGTGCGTAAAAAGCCTTCCGCCGCGGTGGTTAGATCCCGCTCAGTCACCGCAGTGAAGCGGCAGAAACCCCCTTCCCAGAAACCATTTCACACATTAAACCTATTTGACGTTCAGAGCAGACTCTGGTGCGGATATCTGTGGCGTGTTGGAGCCTGAAGCGGCCGTGTTTAACGCGGTGGGAGCGAAGAGAAGAGTGCGACAGCGACACGGCCGGAGCTGCGGAGAGCGAGCGAACAGCAGCAGAAAACAAACCCTCCAGCTCCTGCTGACATTTTACATCCAGACACAGCGGCTCAGAACGGTGAATTAACGCGGTGAGATGCCGGGGATGATGGATAAAGGCTCGGAGTATCTGGGGAAAGGTCGTTCAAACGGCACCAAGAGTCCGTCCAACGCTTCTAACGGACATTTTTCTGACGAGAGCGGCAGCGACGACGAACACGGTGGGTATAGCCTCGAACACACCTCTTGTGGCTCCGTATGTGCGCGTTTTGAAACGTGAGTATTTTGAAATAAACGCGTCCTGTGTCATGGGTGTCGGTGTTTTCCAGATGTGGGGATGCGGGTCGGAGCGGATTACCAGGCCAACATTCCCGAGTTCGAGCCcggtgagtttttttttttttttactggctCTCTACCTGAGAGACGGACGGTGGTAGCCTCGGTACATGTAAACACTCACAGCTTCATGTGTCGGTGGGTTCTGACAAACTGGACCAGCGGTGGACGAAGTACTCGGATCCTTTACTTAATTattacctcactgtaaaaaaaaaattacaagtaCTGCGTTGacaatgttacttaagtaaaactatgtaagtataatcaggaaaatgtacctcaagtatttaaagtaaaagtagtaaacGCAGAGTGAAAAATGTCCCGTGTGACTGTTGTACTGTCACAGAGCTGCAACAGTTTATCAGACTCGACTGTTAAATTAATCTGCACCTATTTTAATAATAGATTACATCATTTTTTAAGACAAATTCTCTGATTCAGcatcttaaatgtgaatattttctgtttttcgcTCCTCTGagacaataaactgaatatatttcgGTTTAGGACCAAACAAGACATCCgaggaaacactgatcaacattttctttttacaactAATCGATCAATAGAGAAGATAATTAATAACTGAAAATAATCTGATTATATATTCCTCGTGAATTAAACTATTTAGTATCAGAGTGCAGAGTGgattcatctgctgattattttctcacttaatcgattgtaaaaaaataaaaaatggaaatgttacccagagcccaaagtgacaccttcacaacacttgttttgtctaaacctcaaaatgattaaaaatacattaaaataattaataagaaAAACAGTAAATCTTCATATGTGTGAACCGTTAAATGTTTTAgatgaaaaatgtcttaaactTCATGAAAATTGTTTTCAGTTTactttctgtcaatcaactaatgtACCAGCTGTACCTGTataaactgtttaaataacaaaacatcagattttaaaactcttcatatgtaaaaatctgactttgtaaagtaactgaagctctcagataaatgtagtgaagtaaaaagtccaacatctccctctgagacggagcagaaggagaaagaaaaaactcaAGTAAAGACTGCAGgaataataaaactataactttcAACAAGTAAATCGATAAATGACAGTTTTTTTATGATGTATTTGTGCagagaaaatgttaaatttcatttttaattaaaaaaaatctgaactagtccccccccccccccccccccNNNNNNNNNNNNNNNNNNNNtgaacaaccccccccccccccccccaaataatttaaacaaccatttttttaaaaataacagtCTTTTAAGAGTTGTAAATCTGTCTATTTCCATTTAGCTCTAGAAAACATATTAAAGCTATATCATTCAGTTGAAGTGAAACCCACAGATGAAAACTTAATATTTTGGGACTGACTCCAGTCCTGTCTGCTGAACTGTGTTGGTTTTTAAGCTCCTTGAGGTGTTTTTAATCTCAGGGGAGACAAAACAGGAAGGctgttaattaaaaaagaagaagtgagCGTCCTGTAACAAACAGCAGCTCGGGGATTTTACAGAAaccaacaaagaaaaagaaagttgaGGCATTAAAAGCGTTTCATGTCTATAAAAAACGCTCTAAATCAGAGGAACAGCAGACCTTTAGTGTCTTGAATGGGGAActatatttcccataatgcacctTGATGTTGGCTGTTTTCATCAGGCTGAGTCGTCGAGGAGGAAACCTTGACGCTCTTTCTGTTTGTCGGCCTTCAGGTTCCACGAAGTACTCGGACAAAGACAGCGGCGGGATGCTGGTCTGGTCTCCGTACCACACCATCGTGGACTCCAAGCGTAAGTGACCCGCTGCAGTCCTCCGTCAGGTCCTCGGCTCAGACCGGACTAactgtgtgttctgtgtttggCCCCACAGTGGACGAATACATCGCCATAGCCAAAGAGAAGCACGGATACAACGTGGAGCAGGTGAGTCCTCGGACAGATGAAAGGACTGaccaatgaaatgaaaacagttcCAGTGATGACGAGTTAGCCCGTCACGCTCACTACTTCCTGTTGGATGATCTACTGTAATTTTATTCCACTTATAGAACGATAATATTATAATAACGCAGCTACaccctttaaattttttattcttAAGAATATTCAGACAGAATTAAAAATTTTTATACACCCtaaataaatgacataaaaCCACAACAAGCGTTTAGCCTGCCTGGCGTTGAGCTTTTCAAAATAACAGTGTTTCGCTTTCCTGATTTTGCTGATTTggtgatttatatttttgtgcttttaagATGGTTAAGTAGACAAATTAGTTAaacagggtttttttctgtcttgttttaattgtgtttattgttgacttACGATCAGGAGTTTGCACAGggtgctttattttgaaaactaaCCGGATTCCCTTTGCTGACTTCTTGCCCGGTTTATCTGCTCTGCGTGACTCGTGTTCTCCGCCAAGCGTCGTTTATCTCGGCCGCGATCAGCTCCGGCAGCGTTGCCCGGTGACTTCCGCAGCCCGGCCTGCCTGAAAATGTGATAaagctgcacgatttggagaaaaagtcggTGCGATTTGATTACAGTGGAACAAACGGTACTCggagtctacttgcttgattatgatgatgcacaaaatactgacattctGCAATGTGTATtcctcaacttgaacaaagttaaatgaTAATAagacaatatttataacaacaacaagtaAAACAAGAGTGTTGCTCTGCAGAGGCAGCAAATATTGGCCCACCGGCTCAACATACGTCAGTCTATCtgcacagcctggaggagcaaCTGGACACGAGTGGATTAAATGAAGAGTatgtttagttaatagtatTGTGTTACTATAAGAATATTATATGTATTactgtattcattataatttcatacagtagtgtgtgtgtgtgtgtgtgtgtgtgtgtgtgtgtgtgtgtgtgtgtgtatatatatataatatttgacCACTTGTTGTATTAAATCCAGTTccagctgtttttatttattgaatccTGGTGCAGGAAAAAGCCTCTACACCcgtctctaatttattaattctaTGTTCTAAATTGTCAATAATCAtgttgttcaacatttaatgatttgctgcAGCACGCc is a genomic window containing:
- the LOC123964427 gene encoding REST corepressor 3-like, with amino-acid sequence MPGMMDKGSEYLGKGRSNGTKSPSNASNGHFSDESGSDDEHDVGMRVGADYQANIPEFEPGSTKYSDKDSGGMLVWSPYHTIVDSKLDEYIAIAKEKHGYNVEQALGMLFWHKHNIERSLADLPNFTPFPDEWTVEDKVLFEQAFSFHGKSFHRIQQMLPDKSISSLVKYYYSWKKTRSRTSLMDRQARKLANRSNQDD